CCATTCCCTTTTGACCAAGGAACACAGCTTGGGTTTTAAAACAGGCGAATGCCCGTTTGTCGTCTCAGTGTGCTATGCGTACTTAGGTTCCCAGTCGTTCTTTTATTTCTAGAGTATAAAAGCTCGGCAATGTTGGCCTCCGACTTTCGGTTTCCAGTTCTCCACAGAACAGCGCCACAACACAAGAACACGGTTGAAAACACAGCTCTTGAACAGTTCGGATGTTTTCCACCCGCACTCCAACCATGGTTTGCATTTCTTTCTGTATTTTCCTCAATTTCTACCTGCCTGTCAGCGGGGGGGCAGACAAGAGCGTCGGTCGGAAATTGCCACTAAGAATGCGCTACACATGTAGCCCACCGTTAAACACAAAGTGACGACGCCATGCACCCGTTGCACTGTGCATTTGTGTACaggcagagcgacagacagGCTCTTCGCAGAACTCATGCGATCAGCCTGCAGATCTAATTGGACACCGTACACGAACAAACACGTGTCCGCTGGCTGTGAGGAGGCTTGCTGAAAACTGGCGAGAGTGGTACAGTCCCTCGCTATACATTTGCGTGAACCACGCGTGGAGGGCtcgtgaagaagaaggcgttgCAGTGGACCCCAAGTTGCGCCAGACTTTTGACGCCTCTGTAGGTACAATGACAAGGAGTCAGGCATATCTCTTTCCCGGAAAGGATTTGCGATGCACAGTCACACACTCTGTGATCTGGACAGGAAACGTCGATTCTCTTTCAGGGGGAAAAATCGGAGATGACAATGAGGACGTTTCATGTCCGAGACTAGGCGACGTGCCTTGCCTGCGCGTCCTTGAGCGACTAGTGTTTATGGTAACAGCGATGCGAGCCGACACCAGCACACCAGCCTGATGATGGTAAATACCTCTGTCGCCGCGTTTGGCggttctcgctttctctgagGAGACTACAAAGAGGCGATGGGATTTTTTTTCTATCTACTCAGGACACGCACCGAGCCACACTAGCGACAGATGCTGGAAACTGACGTGGATTTACTCCCGAAATATGCAGACTTCCTGgcttctgtgcatgcgtaaGCACTTCTATATATGCGTATTTTGGTCGGCTGATCCGCCCATTCATACATGTGCGGCCAGGAAGGCAGGTTTGTTGTTTCGGCACCACCTGACCCATGCCAGAGCACTAAGACCGGAAAGCGTTTTCGGATTGAGAAGCCACGACGGGAAAGATGGTTCTTCTGGAATGCCATTTTTGGCACCGCGCTAATTTGCGTCATACacaacgagaagagagatcgCGATTTGGAGTCTCTCTACGTTCAAGAACTCACAACTTCAGTTTTCAGTCACTGCTTTTCAATTCTGGCTGTGCGAGGCAGCGCTTTTCtagagggaagaagcgcgagtTGATTACGTCCGTGGAGATATAAGTCAAGTAGACGCTGCgcacgagacacagaaccCAGCCGGTACTTTTCCACAGTTTCCTCGTCGATTGGTTCCAGAAGTCCCGCTTCTCGAACGGCATCCAACACTGTTGTAAGCGTAGGAAAAAATTGTTCCGCACTACTGCTGGGCGACGATGCCTCCCTGGCCTCTGGAGAGGAGCGTGCATCAattcgcggcttcttcgtgcCGGGAGAAATAGAGAAGGCAACGGCTTTCGTGGGTTGCTCGAATCCTCTCGAGAACGCTTCCCATATAGGACCGAAGAAGATATCCTGCATTAAATAGTAGTTGTACAAGGTATACAATCCCAAGACTTGCGTGCTGTTTGGAACAGAGGTGGTGAACAGATGGACTGCAGACGAATCGTGGGGGTTTTCCGGACTCGAACGGTAGTTCGGCAGCATGTCAAAGATGCCCTCCAGATCGCTGTATCTCAGCTGGTGGCCTCCAACCGCGAATGTCAGTTCGTTCTGGCAGGTGTAGCTGTCCAGAAGTCCGATCTTACAGTCGACAAGTTGTGGAGGAACGGGAAGGACTCGCAGGATTCCAAGAGCCTTAAGGTGCAACAATTCGAGCATGAGACGAGACGGAAACATACTAAGCTCAGGAACTGCCAGTGCGAAATTGCCACGCCCGTCAGAGAACGGAGAACTCTGGTGGAAGTGACTGCTTTGACGCGCTGTTACACCGGAAAATAGAAGGCAGAACGCCAGCACAGCATTCTGACGCAGCATTTTGCTCCCACTcagaaggaaacacacagaacTGCAAGCGAAGACAAAAAACTAGTGGACTGCCCCGGCAGCTTGGCCCCGCTCCCCCCGCGTTGTTCACGAACGGAGCAGGTCCGCTTTGTTTCGCAGTGAGGTTGAGCCTATtaaggaaagagaagaaaggaaggacgaaacagacagacaggcaaCTGTGGCACGTGGGGGCAAAAGCAGAACACTGGGAAAACCAGCAGCCGCAGCCAAGGCTCTCTTCAGACTGGTCtccaggaagcgaagagcaaGGCATGCAAGCTTTTTAGAAGAGTTACGCGGAGAACCGTGGTCGAAAGATACGAGCGAAGGAAACTtaagaggaagaagcaaataACGAAGTCAGGAAATCCGTGTGAGGGCTTTACGCCGCGCTAGGGATGTCTGCTCTTTCCCTCTGACTAGAGCTGTGGACGGAGGCGGCACAGGGAAGCACGCAGCCACACAAAAACTttcgcgaagaaaaacgcaagtgGAGGAAGTCAGGCACAAGCGAATCTTCTCGTCCGAACTTGCTTTTGCTCTTACCTGAGATTACGCCTACTCCGGAACTTGGTTCACAAGGCACAACTCAAGGAAACTTCGAGGCGTCTTCGGCACAGACTGCGATGCTGAATAGGTCATTCTCTCTCACACCCGCGCCCCCAAGCAAGCGCATAAA
This portion of the Toxoplasma gondii ME49 chromosome III, whole genome shotgun sequence genome encodes:
- a CDS encoding hypothetical protein (encoded by transcript TGME49_299220~Signal peptide predicted by SignalP 2.0 HMM (probability 0.999) with cleavage site probability 0.931 at residue 19) — encoded protein: MLRQNAVLAFCLLFSGVTARQSSHFHQSSPFSDGRGNFALAVPELSMFPSRLMLELLHLKALGILRVLPVPPQLVDCKIGLLDSYTCQNELTFAVGGHQLRYSDLEGIFDMLPNYRSSPENPHDSSAVHLFTTSVPNSTQVLGLYTLYNYYLMQDIFFGPIWEAFSRGFEQPTKAVAFSISPGTKKPRIDARSSPEAREASSPSSSAEQFFPTLTTVLDAVREAGLLEPIDEETVEKYRLGSVSRAQRLLDLYLHGRNQLALLPSRKALPRTARIEKQ